A stretch of the Carassius auratus strain Wakin unplaced genomic scaffold, ASM336829v1 scaf_tig00216006, whole genome shotgun sequence genome encodes the following:
- the arl8a gene encoding ADP-ribosylation factor-like protein 8A isoform X2, producing MIALFNKLLDWFKALFWKEEMELTLVGLQYSGKTTFVNVIASGQFSEDMIPTVGFNMRKITKGNVTIKLWDIGGQPRFRSMWERYCRGVSAIVYMVDAADPEKIEASKNELHNLLDKPQLQGIPEPFDHPGQRDLLLLNLL from the exons ATGATCGCGCTGTTCAACAAGCTGCTGGACTGGTTCAAGGCGCTCTTCTGGAAGGAGGAGATGGAGCTGACGCTCGTCGGCCTGCAGTACTCGGGGAAAACCACCTTCGTCAACGTGATCGCG TCGGGTCAGTTCAGCGAGGACATGATCCCTACGGTCGGCTTCAACATGCGCAAGATCACCAAGGGAAACGTCACCATCAAG CTGTGGGACATCGGCGGTCAGCCGCGCTTCAGGAGCATGTGGGAGCGATACTGTCGCGGCGTCAGCGCTATCGT GTACATGGTTGATGCGGCCGATCCGGAGAAGATCGAGGCGTCGAAGAACGAACTGCACAACTTGTTAGACAAACCCCAGCTGCAGGGAATCCCA gAACCTTTCGACCATCCAGGACAGAGAGATCTGCTGTTACTCAATCTCCTGTAA
- the arl8a gene encoding ADP-ribosylation factor-like protein 8A isoform X1 — MIALFNKLLDWFKALFWKEEMELTLVGLQYSGKTTFVNVIASGQFSEDMIPTVGFNMRKITKGNVTIKLWDIGGQPRFRSMWERYCRGVSAIVYMVDAADPEKIEASKNELHNLLDKPQLQGIPVLVLGNKRDLPGALDEKELIERMNLSTIQDREICCYSISCKEQDNIDITLQWLIQHSRTRRS; from the exons ATGATCGCGCTGTTCAACAAGCTGCTGGACTGGTTCAAGGCGCTCTTCTGGAAGGAGGAGATGGAGCTGACGCTCGTCGGCCTGCAGTACTCGGGGAAAACCACCTTCGTCAACGTGATCGCG TCGGGTCAGTTCAGCGAGGACATGATCCCTACGGTCGGCTTCAACATGCGCAAGATCACCAAGGGAAACGTCACCATCAAG CTGTGGGACATCGGCGGTCAGCCGCGCTTCAGGAGCATGTGGGAGCGATACTGTCGCGGCGTCAGCGCTATCGT GTACATGGTTGATGCGGCCGATCCGGAGAAGATCGAGGCGTCGAAGAACGAACTGCACAACTTGTTAGACAAACCCCAGCTGCAGGGAATCCCA GTTCTGGTTTTGGGCAATAAGCGAGATCTTCCTGGAGCTCTGGATGAGAAGGAGCTCATTGAGAGAAT gAACCTTTCGACCATCCAGGACAGAGAGATCTGCTGTTACTCAATCTCCTGTAAGGAGCAGGACAACATTG ACATCACACTACAGTGGCTGATCCAGCACTCGCGGACCCGGCGGAGCTGA
- the LOC113096618 gene encoding prosaposin receptor GPR37L1-like, whose product MMRSALFALIVFVGSLQADKRAAEMKMSLMESSSSSPSSSASSLELNPSAARMLNRDAEADEDARAPRVPRGSKHKQQQRERNAHRHPRPHTDPDAFFTTPRVFNGSLRVHNPLHPLTEESYSAYAVMLLALIAFSAGVVGNLALMCIVTHNYYLKSTWNCALASLAFWDFMLLFFCLPVVIFNELTKRRLMGDLSCRIVPYVEVTSLGVTTFTLCALSIDRFHAVTSVQPRPQQIEPCQSILAKLSVIWVGSLVLAAPELLMWQLQQEVSPRTGLPVDSCIQQPSVTLPETLYSLVLTYHQARMWWTFGCFFCMPLLFTGACQLLTRHVTSENAKSKAARPSSMSSSSSSASSSLKKQRRERQLTRTVVALASIYGICSLPENAWNIVLAYAGVEVGVATKALLALIGQFLLFVRAAATPILLLCMCRSLGRAFMDCCCCCCDECLPDPSSSSMSSSTNATAVSSSLSSPVSVQEEKLKIVSGTSPAVFFDKVKDGPPELIIGTPC is encoded by the exons ATGATGCGGAGCGCGTTATTCGCTCTGATTGTGTTCGTCGGCTCACTTCAGGCGGATAAACGCGCGGCGGAGATGAAGATGAGCCTGATGgagtcttcatcatcatcaccatcatcatcagccTCGTCGCTGGAGCTGAACCCCTCCGCAGCGCGGATGCTGAATCGCGATGCTGAAGCTGATGAAGATGCGCGCGCGCCGAGAGTTCCGCGCGGGTCCAAACACAAGCAGCAGCAGCGCGAGCGGAACGCGCACCGACACCCGCGACCGCATACCGACCCCGACGCGTTCTTCACCACGCCGCGAGTGTTCAACGGCTCCCTGCGCGTCCACAACCCGCTGCACCCGCTCACGGAGGAGTCGTACAGCGCGTACGCCGTCATGCTGCTCGCGCTCATCGCGTTCTCCGCGGGCGTCGTGGGTAACCTGGCGCTCATGTGCATCGTGACGCACAACTATTACCTGAAGAGCACGTGGAACTGCGCGCTGGCCAGCCTGGCCTTCTGGGACTTCATGCTCCTGTTCTTCTGTCTGCCGGTGGTCATCTTCAACGAGCTGACCAAGAGGAGACTGATGGGAGATCTGTCCTGCAGGATAGTGCCATACGTGGAG GTGACGTCTCTCGGCGTGACCACGTTCACTCTGTGTGCGCTCAGCATCGACCGCTTCCACGCGGTGACCAGCGTTCAGCCGCGGCCGCAGCAGATCGAGCCCTGTCAGTCCATCCTGGCCAAGCTGTCGGTGATCTGGGTGGGGTCTCTGGTTCTGGCCGCCCCGGAGCTGTTGATGTGGCAGCTGCAGCAGGAAGTGTCTCCACGGACGGGTCTGCCGGTGGACTCGTGCATTCAGCAGCCATCTGTGACGCTTCCCGAGACACTGTACTCGCTGGTGCTGACGTACCATCAGGCAAGGATGTGGTGGACCTTCGGATGTTTCTTCTGTATGCCGCTGTTGTTCACCGGCGCGTGTCAGCTGCTCACACGACACGTCACGAGCGAGAACGCCAAGAGCAAAGCCGCGCGTCCGTCCTCCATGTCATCTTCATCGTCCTCCGCGTCCTCGTCTCTGAAGAAGCAGCGGCGGGAGCGTCAGCTGACTCGTACAGTGGTGGCCTTGGCATCCATTTACGGCATTTGCAGTTTGCCAGAAAACGCCTGGAACATCGTTCTGGCCTACGCAGGCGTGGAGGTGGGCGTGGCCACAAAGGCACTGctcgctctgattggccagttccTGTTGTTCGTGAGGGCGGCAGCGACGCCCATCCTGTTGCTCTGTATGTGTCGCTCTCTCGGACGGGCATTCAtggactgctgctgctgctgttgtgatGAGTGTCTGCCGGATCCTTCGTCGTCGTCCATGTCTTCGTCCACCAACGCCACAGCCGTCTCCTCGTCCCTGTCCTCACCTGTCTCCGTCCAGGAGGAGAAGCTGAAGATCGTGTCGGGGACGTCGCCCGCAGTTTTCTTCGATAAAGTGAAGGATGGTCCACCCGAGCTGATCATCGGAACGCCATGTTGA